CTCTGGTCGCTGTCCCCCACGAAGGGCGGGCTGCCGCAGGCCACCCGGAACAGCACCGCGCCGAGGCCGTACAGGTCGCTGCGCGGCCCCACGCCCACCCCACGCGCCTGCTCAGGGGCCATGTAGGCGGGCGTGCCCAGCGTCACCCCGCTTCGGGTGAGGTGCCGGGTGTGGTCGGAAAGGGCCACCAGCCCGAAGTCCATGATGCGCGGCAGCCGGGCGTCGTCGAGGAGGATGTTGCCCGGCGTCAGGTCGCGGTGGATGATGCCGTGTCCGTGGATGTGCGCCAGCGCCCGCGAGGCGAAGGCGGCGGCGGTCAGGAAGTGCGCGAGCGGCCCCGGCGCGTCCTCCAGCGGCCCCAGCGCCGTGATCGGCCCGCCCGCGAGGAGCGGCATCGTGAAGAAGACCCGCTCCGCTCCGCTCGCCTCCCGCGTCTCGCCGAGGTCGAGCACGGGCACCACGCCGGGGTGGGTCAGCCGCGCGAGCGTCCGCACCTCGCGCAGGAAGCGGGCGCGTTCGGCGTCGTTCGTGTGCGGGTGCAGCACCTTGACGGCCACCTCGCGGTCGAGGTGCGTGTCGAGCGCGCGGTACACCTTCGCGCTGCCGCCCTCGCCCAGCAGGGCGCGCAACACGTAACGCTCGGTGACGGTAGCGCCGATCTCCATCGGGGGTGAGTCTACCGCCGCGCTGAGGGGTGGGTCGGTGAAGGAGTTGGGGTGGGTGTGCCTTTGCCGGAGTTGGGCAAGCTTCGCTCGCTTCCCCACACCCGGCCTCCCCACAAGGGGGGAGGAGCTAGAACAGCTCAGGCCTCAGCTCTTTTTCTCCCTCTCCCCCGTGGGAGAGGGCCGGGGTGAGGGGACGACGTGACGACTTAACCCTCTACCGCAGCACCGGCACGCCCTTCTCCTCCGCTTCCAGCGCGGGTTCGGGCACCGGGGGCGGCGTGACGGTCAGGCCCGCCTCGTCACGTGCCCACGTCATGAAGGCGCTCAGGCCGCGCCGGAACATCACCGGGCGTTTCTCGCGTTTGCCGAGCTTGCGGCGGCCTTCGGGGACGGGAAGCTCGGGGACGAGCGCCCAATTCACGTTCATGGGCTGGAAGTTCACCGGGTTCGCGGAGGCGAGGTAGCGCACGAGGCCGCCCAGCATGGACTCGGCGGGCGGGGTGAGGGGAGAGAGACCGAGGGCGAGCCGCGCGGCATTCAGGCCCGCCAGCCATCCGGTCGCCGCCGACTCCAGATACCCCTCGGTGCCCGCCAGCACGCCCGCGACGAACTTCTGCCCGTCCGCGCGGAGTTGCAGGGTGGAGTCGAGGACCTGCGGCGCGTTGAGGTACGTGTTGCGGTGCATCACGCCGTAGCGGACGATCTCGGCGTTCTCCAGCCCCGGAATGAGTTGCACGACCGCCTTCTGATCGCCCCACTTCAGGCCCGTCTGGAAGCCGACGAGGGACCACAGCCGCCCCTCGCGGTCCTCCCGCCGCAGTTGGGCGACGGCGTAGGGCCAGCGCCCGGTGCGGGGATTGTCCAGCCCCTTCGGCGACATCGGGCCGAAGCGGGGGGTGTCCACACCACGGCGGGCGATCTCCTCGATGGGCATGCAGCCCTCGAAGAACTCCAGCTTCTCCCAGTCGTGCGGCGTGTGGGAGCGGGCCTGCTCCAGCGCCGCGAAGAAGGCGAGGTACTCCTCCTTCGTGAAGGGGCAGTTGAGGTAATCCGCGCTCTGGTCGTAGCGCCCGGCCCGCCACGCCACGTCCAGATTGATGCTCTCGGCGGCGATGACGGGCGCGGCGGCGTCGTAGAAGCTCAGGCGCTCGCTTCCGGTCAGGCGGGCGAGGTCCTGCGCCAACGCGTCGGAGGTCAGCGGCCCGGACGCGATGACGGCGATGCCCTCCGGCACGGCCTCCACCTCGCCCTCGACGACCTCGATGAGCGGGTGGTCGCGGACGGCGCGGGTCACGCGGGCGCTGAACTCGTCGCGCTCCACGGCGAGTGCATTTCCGGCAGGCAGGCGGGAGGCATCCGCTGAGGTGATGATCTCGCCGCCCACGCTGCGAAGTTCGGCCTGAAGCAGCCCCTTCGACTGCATCTCGCCCTCGCCGCCGAGGGAGTTCGAGCAGACGAGTTCGGCGAAGTTCCCCGAACGGTGGGCGGGCGTCATCTTGCGTGGCCGCATCTCGTGCAGGCGCACCCGCACCCCTGTTCGGGCCGCCGCGAGCGCCGCTTGCGATCCCGCCAGCCCCGCGCCGACGACCGTGATTTCCGGGAGAGTCATAACGGTTCAGTGTAGAGGACGGGGGCGGGTGGATTGTGGAGCGTGGAACGTGGGGACGCCCTGCCCCCACCCCCCTTCCTATACTCGCCCCATGACGCGCCGCCCCCGTTTCCTCGCCCTCCTCGCACTCGCCGTTCTCGCGCT
Above is a genomic segment from Deinococcus sp. YIM 134068 containing:
- the trmFO gene encoding methylenetetrahydrofolate--tRNA-(uracil(54)-C(5))-methyltransferase (FADH(2)-oxidizing) TrmFO is translated as MTLPEITVVGAGLAGSQAALAAARTGVRVRLHEMRPRKMTPAHRSGNFAELVCSNSLGGEGEMQSKGLLQAELRSVGGEIITSADASRLPAGNALAVERDEFSARVTRAVRDHPLIEVVEGEVEAVPEGIAVIASGPLTSDALAQDLARLTGSERLSFYDAAAPVIAAESINLDVAWRAGRYDQSADYLNCPFTKEEYLAFFAALEQARSHTPHDWEKLEFFEGCMPIEEIARRGVDTPRFGPMSPKGLDNPRTGRWPYAVAQLRREDREGRLWSLVGFQTGLKWGDQKAVVQLIPGLENAEIVRYGVMHRNTYLNAPQVLDSTLQLRADGQKFVAGVLAGTEGYLESAATGWLAGLNAARLALGLSPLTPPAESMLGGLVRYLASANPVNFQPMNVNWALVPELPVPEGRRKLGKREKRPVMFRRGLSAFMTWARDEAGLTVTPPPVPEPALEAEEKGVPVLR